The DNA window TTTGAGTTGCGTTTGTTACCAGAGTCTTGAAACAGTCCCAATCATCTACAAGAGATTGTCCTGTTGTTCTTGTGGAAGTCAAGAGATCTAGGACATTGGTTTGGTTAAGTGAAACTCTCAGAATCTCTATAATGTTCTGATCGATTTGTTTCCTATGATTCATTTCGTCAAGCAGATTCTTCTGAGCTTCTTGTCTTTCAGGTGACCCCACAGGAGCGTTTTGAATCTGAGACATAAACAAgtaagacataaaaaaaaacacacatcaTTTGTTTATTTTGCAATCTTGAATGATCAGTCAGGACTTCACCTTCTTCTGGAGATATAACAGAGGTATCTCACGTGTATTGACCAAGCTTAGGTTAGAGATTTGTGAGGCAGTCAATGAAGCTAGACTGAAGTTTTTGTTTTCAGGATTGGTTCCAATGTAAGAGACGAGATAGTCTTTAAGAAGCTCCTCTGATCCAAAACGGCAGACATGAGAAGATCTTGTTCTTCTCTTTACAACTTGGTATTGCTGCTTCAAAGTCTCTTTTCTCATGTCATGAAGTTCGCTGCCCCCAAAATCAAAAACATAGAACCATTTAGGAAAAAGTGATTCTTAATGTCTTGAAGAACAATCAAATCATAAAGATTttgattcttaaaattttaCCTGTCCTCAAGCCAAGAGACACTAAATTCGTCGCCGAGACAAAGACCATTATACTCAGGAGGAGAAGGAGGATATGTATCACCACAGTAGATGCCATAGCTGCTATCTTTTGCATTAGAAGCAGTAACTGCGTATATATTGAGATTTGTCTTTAACAGCCCTTCAAACATGCTTCCAGATTCACAAGCTTCAATATATATCACCTAACATAACACACTTCAACAATTCAAGAACAGAACAGTATATAGAAAAATACTTGAGAGATGATAATGAAATTACTTGAGTTATTAATGCATACCATCTTCTTGTATCTTTTTAGCAAGTGCATCCTCTCCAAGACTTTGATGAAATCTTCTGCATAGAGTGCTTCACCAGTGGGCATCGCTGAGAATAATAAACATCAAGAAACCATGGATTAGTATATCACTAGAAACATCTATCATAGATATGAAATGATGGTAAAATACGTACATATAAATCCTGTAGCTCCATGGTCAGCATAGTAGATGAATATATTGTCATTCGGACCACTTTTCACAACTTTTCCACTTCCTCCTGTGACGCCACTCTTGTTTCCAAGTATCACATTTAAAAAGTTCTCTACATTCACAGCTTCTCCCGTGTAGTCCTGCTCAACCAAAAACATCAACAACATCTAAGTTTGTAGCTTCATTTATAAGCATATACAAATGCACAAAAGAACTTAT is part of the Brassica rapa cultivar Chiifu-401-42 unplaced genomic scaffold, CAAS_Brap_v3.01 Scaffold0230, whole genome shotgun sequence genome and encodes:
- the LOC117129893 gene encoding vacuolar-processing enzyme delta-isozyme-like, with protein sequence MSFLGHFQIFLFLYALLLLSAQSRKTEHDTESSDDGAEGQRWAVLVAGSKEYENYRHQADICHAYQILRKGGLKDENIIVFMFDDIALNPKNPKRGVIINRPGGEDVYQGVPKDYTGEAVNVENFLNVILGNKSGVTGGSGKVVKSGPNDNIFIYYADHGATGFISMPTGEALYAEDFIKVLERMHLLKRYKKMVIYIEACESGSMFEGLLKTNLNIYAVTASNAKDSSYGIYCGDTYPPSPPEYNGLCLGDEFSVSWLEDSELHDMRKETLKQQYQVVKRRTRSSHVCRFGSEELLKDYLVSYIGTNPENKNFSLASLTASQISNLSLVNTREIPLLYLQKKIQNAPVGSPERQEAQKNLLDEMNHRKQIDQNIIEILRVSLNQTNVLDLLTSTRTTGQSLVDDWDCFKTLVKSFKNQCGAKMEYGMKYAGALANICNMGVDVKQHVSAIEQACAH